The following proteins come from a genomic window of unidentified bacterial endosymbiont:
- the rplR gene encoding 50S ribosomal protein L18, whose protein sequence is MNKKAARIRRAMRTRCTIKRLVAIRLLVHRTPRHIYAQVIAANGSEVLASASTAEKGIKEQLKYTGNKAAAVIVGRSIAERALAKGVQQVAFDRSGFQYHGRVQSLADAAREAGLQF, encoded by the coding sequence ATGAATAAAAAAGCTGCTCGTATTCGTCGTGCAATGCGGACGCGTTGTACTATAAAAAGGCTGGTTGCGATCCGGTTACTGGTGCATCGTACCCCTCGTCATATTTATGCACAAGTGATTGCTGCTAACGGCTCAGAGGTTCTAGCGTCTGCTTCTACCGCCGAGAAAGGCATTAAAGAGCAGTTGAAGTATACTGGAAACAAAGCGGCGGCAGTCATAGTTGGTCGTTCGATTGCTGAGCGTGCGTTAGCAAAGGGTGTTCAGCAGGTGGCTTTTGATCGTTCTGGTTTTCAGTATCATGGGCGTGTTCAATCGTTAGCCGACGCGGCTAGAGAAGCAGGCCTCCAGTTTTAA
- the rpsE gene encoding 30S ribosomal protein S5 — MARIEKQVGDLQEKLITVNRVSKTVKGGRIFSFTALTVVGDGNGRVGFGYGKAREVPAAIQKAMEKARRNMLSIVLNNGTLQHTIKGSHTGSQVFMQPASEGTGIIAGGAMRALLEVAGVHNVLAKTYGSTNAVNVVRATVDALRKMKTPELVAAKRGKTVEEILG; from the coding sequence ATGGCACGTATCGAAAAGCAAGTAGGTGATCTACAAGAGAAGCTGATTACGGTAAATCGGGTTTCTAAGACAGTAAAAGGCGGTCGAATTTTTAGTTTTACCGCGTTAACAGTAGTGGGTGACGGCAATGGTCGCGTTGGTTTTGGTTATGGCAAAGCGCGTGAAGTGCCTGCTGCTATTCAAAAAGCCATGGAGAAAGCCCGCAGGAATATGTTGAGTATCGTACTGAACAACGGCACTTTACAACATACTATCAAGGGAAGTCATACAGGCTCGCAAGTATTTATGCAGCCTGCCTCTGAAGGGACCGGGATCATCGCTGGTGGCGCTATGCGGGCACTGCTAGAAGTGGCCGGCGTGCATAATGTATTGGCTAAAACCTATGGCTCTACCAATGCTGTCAATGTCGTCCGTGCCACAGTGGATGCCTTAAGGAAGATGAAGACTCCTGAATTAGTGGCGGCTAAACGGGGTAAAACCGTTGAGGAAATTTTAGGATAA
- the rpmD gene encoding 50S ribosomal protein L30, which produces MKNLLAITQTKSAIGRLPKHKATLQGLGLRRINHTVVRLDTPEIRGMVNQVSYMVKVEEQADALK; this is translated from the coding sequence ATGAAAAATCTCCTGGCAATCACCCAAACTAAAAGTGCCATTGGGCGCCTACCAAAACACAAAGCGACTTTACAGGGGTTAGGGTTGCGACGGATTAATCACACGGTGGTCCGTTTAGACACGCCTGAGATACGGGGAATGGTCAATCAAGTGTCCTATATGGTTAAAGTAGAGGAGCAAGCTGATGCACTTAAATAG
- the rplO gene encoding 50S ribosomal protein L15: protein MHLNSLSPAPGAKQAAKRLGRGIGSGLGKTSGKGHKGQKARAGGKVRRGFEGGQTPLHRRLPKFGFTSQKALLTAEVRLSSLNRLADTVIDLECLKTANLIDRNIKFVKIIASGAIERAITVRGLRSTKGAKAAIEALGGSVEG, encoded by the coding sequence ATGCACTTAAATAGTCTCTCGCCAGCACCAGGGGCTAAGCAAGCTGCAAAGCGCTTAGGTCGTGGGATAGGATCAGGACTGGGCAAGACCTCTGGAAAGGGGCATAAAGGCCAGAAGGCTCGTGCGGGCGGCAAAGTGAGACGTGGCTTCGAAGGGGGGCAGACGCCTCTGCATCGTCGCTTACCGAAATTTGGTTTTACGTCTCAAAAAGCACTCCTCACTGCGGAAGTCCGGCTATCCAGCTTAAACCGATTAGCAGATACTGTCATTGACTTAGAGTGTCTGAAAACGGCTAACCTGATCGACCGCAATATCAAGTTTGTTAAAATTATCGCCTCAGGAGCGATCGAGCGTGCCATCACAGTACGTGGCTTGCGTTCAACCAAAGGGGCTAAAGCAGCTATCGAAGCGTTAGGCGGCAGCGTCGAAGGGTAG
- the secY gene encoding preprotein translocase subunit SecY: MKKPVIKHQHTQNHVSELAFRLLFVFGMIIVFRAGSFIPIPGVNVAVLTSLFEQQRGTIVEMFNMFSGGALRRASIFSLGIMPYISASIIVQLLTVVHPAFIELKKEGESGRRKISQYTRYGAFILAIFNAVGITVGLPKMVPGLVLDPSFSFYFVATVSLITGTMFLMWLGEQITEREVGNGVSLIIFTGIVANLPPTIIETIEQARQGEIGILLLLLIAVMMFLVTYFVVFIEQGQRNITIHYPKQQQGRRESLARTTPLPLKVNMAGVIPAIFASSLILFPGTLAKWFSNSAHLTWLSKLSLMLQPGQPLYVMLYAAAIIFFCFFYTALVFNPREMANELKKQGGLIMGIRPGEQTARYIDKIMTRLTLIGAFYISFICLIPEFLMIARKVPFYFGGTSLLIVVVVIMEFMTQIKTQLMNYQYGPVIKR; this comes from the coding sequence ATGAAAAAGCCAGTGATTAAGCACCAGCACACTCAAAATCATGTCAGCGAACTAGCGTTTCGCTTATTGTTTGTTTTTGGCATGATCATTGTATTCCGTGCAGGTTCTTTTATTCCAATCCCTGGCGTTAATGTGGCCGTGTTGACGTCATTGTTTGAGCAGCAGCGCGGCACGATCGTTGAAATGTTTAATATGTTTTCTGGCGGCGCACTCAGGCGGGCATCGATTTTCTCCTTAGGTATCATGCCTTATATCTCAGCCTCTATCATCGTACAGCTACTAACGGTGGTGCATCCAGCCTTTATTGAATTGAAAAAAGAGGGAGAGTCTGGCCGGCGAAAAATAAGCCAATATACCCGGTATGGTGCTTTTATTTTGGCTATCTTTAATGCGGTTGGAATTACCGTTGGACTGCCCAAAATGGTTCCTGGCCTCGTGCTTGATCCTAGTTTTAGTTTTTACTTTGTAGCCACGGTGAGTTTAATCACCGGGACGATGTTCCTGATGTGGTTGGGCGAGCAGATCACTGAGCGTGAAGTCGGTAATGGTGTTTCACTCATTATCTTTACTGGGATTGTTGCCAACCTGCCACCGACTATTATCGAAACGATAGAGCAGGCGCGTCAAGGTGAGATAGGCATTCTGCTGCTGTTGTTGATTGCTGTCATGATGTTTTTAGTGACCTATTTTGTGGTCTTTATTGAGCAGGGACAACGGAATATTACCATCCATTATCCAAAGCAGCAGCAAGGAAGACGTGAATCATTAGCGCGTACCACCCCATTGCCGCTTAAGGTCAACATGGCAGGGGTTATCCCCGCAATTTTTGCCTCTAGTCTTATTTTGTTTCCTGGGACTTTAGCGAAGTGGTTTAGTAACAGTGCTCACTTGACGTGGTTATCTAAATTATCACTGATGTTACAACCGGGTCAGCCACTGTATGTCATGCTGTACGCTGCAGCGATTATTTTTTTCTGCTTTTTTTATACAGCCTTGGTATTTAATCCACGAGAGATGGCCAATGAATTGAAAAAGCAGGGAGGGCTGATAATGGGTATCCGTCCTGGAGAACAGACCGCACGCTATATTGATAAAATAATGACGCGTTTAACATTGATTGGTGCTTTTTATATTAGCTTTATTTGTCTTATTCCTGAATTCTTGATGATTGCTCGAAAGGTACCGTTTTACTTTGGAGGAACTTCCCTGTTAATTGTTGTGGTGGTCATTATGGAGTTTATGACTCAAATTAAAACACAACTCATGAATTACCAGTACGGTCCAGTAATCAAAAGATAG
- the rpmJ gene encoding 50S ribosomal protein L36 has protein sequence MKVRASVKKLCRHCKVIKRHGIVRIICEEPKHKQRQG, from the coding sequence ATGAAAGTACGTGCTTCTGTAAAAAAATTGTGCCGTCACTGTAAAGTGATTAAGCGGCATGGTATTGTGCGGATCATTTGTGAAGAGCCCAAGCATAAGCAGCGCCAAGGGTAG
- the rpsM gene encoding 30S ribosomal protein S13, whose amino-acid sequence MARIAGINIPDQKHALIALTAIYGIGISRSQKILDETGVAVHAKISELSEEQIDKLRNAVANYTVEGDLRRQVTLSIKRLMDLGCYRGLRHRRGLPVRGQRTKTNARTRKGPRKAIKK is encoded by the coding sequence GTGGCCCGTATAGCAGGCATTAACATTCCTGATCAAAAGCATGCTTTAATCGCTTTAACAGCTATTTATGGCATTGGCATCAGCCGTTCTCAAAAGATCCTCGATGAGACGGGTGTGGCAGTGCACGCTAAGATCAGTGAGTTATCTGAAGAGCAGATTGATAAATTGCGTAATGCGGTTGCTAACTATACCGTAGAGGGTGATCTGCGACGTCAGGTTACGTTAAGTATCAAACGATTGATGGACCTAGGCTGTTATCGTGGTTTACGGCATCGTCGAGGTCTACCAGTGCGTGGACAACGGACCAAGACCAATGCACGGACTCGTAAAGGGCCGCGTAAAGCGATTAAAAAGTGA
- the rpsK gene encoding 30S ribosomal protein S11, translated as MAKVPVRTRKRIKKQVADGMAHIHASFNNTIVTITDHQGNTLAWATAGGSGFRGSRKSTPFAAQVAAERCSEMVKEFGMKNLEVMVKGPGPGREPTIRALNAAGFRITNITDVTPIPHNGCRPPKKRRV; from the coding sequence ATGGCAAAAGTCCCCGTTCGTACCCGTAAACGAATCAAAAAGCAGGTTGCTGATGGAATGGCGCATATCCACGCCTCGTTTAACAATACTATTGTTACCATCACTGATCATCAGGGCAATACACTTGCCTGGGCAACCGCTGGTGGATCGGGTTTCCGTGGTTCACGTAAGTCGACGCCATTTGCCGCACAAGTGGCTGCCGAGCGCTGCTCGGAAATGGTTAAAGAGTTTGGCATGAAAAACTTAGAAGTGATGGTCAAAGGCCCTGGTCCAGGCCGCGAGCCTACCATTCGCGCATTGAATGCAGCGGGTTTTCGAATCACTAATATTACTGACGTGACGCCCATTCCTCACAATGGCTGTCGCCCGCCGAAAAAGCGCCGTGTTTAG
- the rpsD gene encoding 30S ribosomal protein S4 codes for MARYLGPKLKLSRREGTDLFLLSGVRALESKCKADMPPGQHGARKPRLSDYGVQLREKQKVRRMYGLLERQFRNYYKKAASLKGNTGETLLLLLEGRLDNVVYRMGFGATRAEARQMVSHKSVLVNDRIVNIASFQVSSNDVIKVREKAKKQLRIKAALELGEQRERPVWLEVDVSKMEGVFKRLPERSDLSADINEHLIVELYSK; via the coding sequence ATGGCTAGATATTTGGGCCCAAAGCTCAAGTTAAGTCGCCGTGAAGGCACGGATCTGTTTTTATTGTCAGGTGTCCGTGCATTAGAAAGCAAATGTAAAGCGGATATGCCGCCGGGACAACATGGAGCCCGTAAACCAAGGCTGTCTGACTACGGGGTTCAGCTGCGTGAAAAACAGAAAGTTCGTCGAATGTACGGCCTGTTAGAGCGGCAGTTTCGTAATTATTATAAGAAAGCTGCCAGCCTCAAGGGCAATACAGGTGAAACATTATTGCTATTATTAGAGGGACGGTTGGATAACGTGGTTTATCGGATGGGGTTTGGTGCAACGCGTGCAGAGGCGCGTCAAATGGTCAGTCATAAATCAGTGTTGGTCAACGATCGGATTGTTAATATCGCTTCTTTCCAAGTCTCTTCTAATGATGTCATTAAAGTACGAGAAAAAGCTAAGAAGCAGCTACGTATTAAAGCAGCTCTAGAGTTAGGAGAGCAGCGGGAAAGACCAGTTTGGCTGGAAGTCGATGTCAGCAAAATGGAAGGGGTTTTTAAACGGTTACCTGAGCGCTCCGATCTCTCTGCAGACATCAATGAGCACTTGATAGTTGAACTCTACTCCAAGTAG
- a CDS encoding DNA-directed RNA polymerase subunit alpha: MQGSATEFLKPRLVDIEQISPTHAKVTLEPLERGFGHTLGNALRRILLSSMPGCAVTEVEIEGILHEYSTKEGIQEDILELLLNLKGLAVKLKSGDEAFLYLKKSGIGLVTAADIKPNNDVEIVNPQQVICHLTDEQAVLNMRIKIQRGRGYVPAASLLQAEVMERPVGCLLVDACYSPIERIVYTVEAARVERRTDLDKLIIEMETNGVINPEEAIRQAATILAEQLESFVDLRDIRQPEVKKEKLDFDPILLRTVDDLELTVRSANCLKAEAIHYIGDLVQRTEVELLKTPNLGKKSLTEIKDVLASRGLSLGMRLENWPPSSMVEH, translated from the coding sequence ATGCAGGGGTCTGCAACCGAGTTTCTTAAGCCACGTTTGGTCGATATTGAGCAAATCAGCCCAACCCATGCGAAGGTGACGCTTGAGCCATTGGAACGTGGTTTTGGTCATACGCTTGGTAATGCGCTACGTCGTATTTTGCTCTCATCAATGCCGGGCTGTGCAGTCACTGAAGTAGAAATTGAGGGGATACTGCATGAGTACAGCACTAAAGAGGGGATCCAGGAGGACATCTTAGAGCTACTGCTCAATTTGAAAGGATTGGCAGTTAAATTAAAGAGTGGTGATGAAGCTTTTCTATACCTTAAAAAAAGTGGTATTGGGTTAGTCACAGCGGCCGATATTAAGCCAAATAATGATGTTGAGATTGTTAACCCTCAACAGGTTATCTGTCATCTGACCGATGAACAAGCTGTTCTGAATATGCGCATTAAGATTCAGCGTGGACGCGGTTATGTCCCCGCAGCTTCTCTGTTGCAGGCTGAAGTGATGGAACGCCCAGTGGGTTGTCTATTGGTAGATGCTTGTTATAGCCCTATTGAACGGATTGTTTATACGGTTGAAGCGGCCCGGGTTGAGCGGCGTACGGATTTAGACAAACTGATCATTGAAATGGAAACCAATGGGGTGATCAATCCTGAGGAGGCCATTCGTCAGGCAGCGACTATTTTGGCTGAGCAGTTGGAGTCCTTTGTTGATCTTCGGGATATTCGGCAACCAGAGGTTAAAAAAGAGAAGCTTGACTTTGATCCCATTTTATTGAGAACCGTGGATGATCTTGAATTAACCGTACGGTCTGCTAACTGTCTGAAGGCAGAGGCGATTCACTATATTGGTGATCTCGTCCAGCGCACGGAAGTGGAACTGCTGAAAACCCCTAATTTAGGGAAAAAATCGTTGACAGAGATCAAGGATGTTTTAGCTTCACGAGGCCTGTCATTGGGAATGCGTCTGGAAAATTGGCCACCCAGCAGCATGGTTGAACATTAA
- the rplQ gene encoding 50S ribosomal protein L17 codes for MNHRNSGRKLNRTSSHRQAMLCNLASALVSHELIKTTLPKAKELRRVIEPLITLAKRGGLAKRRLVVARLRDRAAMTKLFDELAPRFATRPGGYTHILKCGFREGDNAPMAYIGLMDRPGTAEPMVDNH; via the coding sequence ATGAACCATCGTAACAGTGGTCGTAAATTAAATCGTACTAGCAGTCATCGACAAGCCATGTTGTGCAACCTAGCCAGTGCTTTAGTGTCCCATGAGTTGATTAAGACAACACTGCCGAAAGCCAAGGAGCTGCGTCGAGTGATTGAACCGCTAATCACCTTAGCTAAGCGGGGTGGATTGGCTAAGCGTCGTTTAGTTGTTGCACGGCTGCGGGATAGAGCAGCCATGACTAAATTATTTGATGAGTTAGCCCCTCGTTTTGCCACGCGTCCTGGTGGGTACACGCATATTTTAAAGTGTGGCTTCCGGGAGGGGGATAATGCTCCAATGGCTTATATTGGTCTGATGGATCGTCCGGGAACGGCTGAACCGATGGTGGATAACCATTAG
- a CDS encoding SDR family oxidoreductase — MRLILQIDNLSMCINRSKSYILTSRIRYIVNSRVLLALCISLFYLTVQANSNNTVMVTASTGELGQKISLHLASEGYDLILTGRSQEKLSDLKNEINKKYKNIAITTEVIEFTDTKTIENTAKKIPVNSLKGLVLIGPRPLLSKENIPNKPAWSKAFLECFIGPLEVVKLFNLHIQPKGSLVVIAGNTSRNYMPNYPNTNVIRLAWIGEVKNLVHFFAERKIRVNAVSPGPLLTQFHIKRIEEQAISKNISFEEQLSKNAALIPLKSYGKPEDLAKLVSFMISDHSTHLNGANIPLDGGESQAY; from the coding sequence ATGCGCCTGATTTTACAAATAGATAACCTATCAATGTGTATTAATAGATCAAAATCATACATTCTTACATCCAGAATACGCTATATTGTTAATAGTAGAGTATTGCTGGCACTCTGTATTTCTTTATTTTATTTAACGGTTCAGGCTAATTCCAATAATACTGTGATGGTCACAGCCAGTACCGGTGAATTAGGACAAAAAATTTCTCTTCATCTCGCCTCAGAGGGCTATGACTTAATACTGACTGGTAGAAGTCAGGAAAAATTATCCGATTTAAAAAATGAGATTAATAAAAAATACAAAAATATAGCTATAACAACTGAAGTAATAGAGTTTACAGATACGAAAACAATTGAAAATACCGCCAAAAAAATCCCCGTCAACTCCCTTAAAGGTCTGGTCCTTATCGGTCCTAGACCACTTTTAAGCAAGGAGAATATTCCTAATAAGCCAGCGTGGTCGAAAGCATTTTTGGAATGTTTTATCGGTCCTCTTGAAGTTGTAAAGTTATTTAATTTACATATTCAGCCTAAGGGTAGTCTTGTGGTTATTGCAGGCAATACCTCGAGAAATTATATGCCAAATTATCCTAATACTAACGTGATACGTCTTGCCTGGATTGGTGAAGTTAAAAATCTAGTGCACTTTTTTGCTGAACGAAAAATTCGCGTTAATGCTGTTTCTCCTGGCCCTCTATTAACTCAATTTCACATCAAAAGAATAGAAGAACAGGCAATTTCAAAAAATATTTCCTTTGAAGAGCAGCTCTCTAAAAATGCAGCATTGATACCCTTAAAATCTTATGGAAAACCAGAAGATTTGGCAAAATTAGTATCGTTTATGATTTCTGATCACTCAACACACTTAAACGGTGCTAATATTCCTCTTGATGGTGGTGAGTCACAGGCTTATTAG
- a CDS encoding ABC transporter ATP-binding protein → MFKQGAKSSQSSLQFALQCLKPFRGWIVGAFLVGTFWAIDLSLRPYLLKIILDKIPRLTPEEVIPELAAPTTFYIIMTLLTTLILRFHDFIWIKINYPLQRSIGDRLMNNMMQHSQELLQNQFVGNLGNKIKEAMTGIPELLILFIHKFFSHFLSLLIAIFTLWQVNVQCALLLSGWITIFMLIAGLLAKRAEQLIKTAVEVRSQVIGYLIDILSNFMTIRLLATRHYESQRLLQQLDRNSVAGQQRDWYFLRVILFQTFSFVVYQTLSLLALIYGFKAGQVTAGDFILILTVNISIIQVLRSLSEDISRAAELIGNINQGVSIALIPLTLQDAQPEQSLQVHQGTIVFDQVTFNYQGAATLFYKQSVTIAAGQKIGLVGYSGSGKTTFINLILRLYDVTAGTIVIDGQDIRQVTQDSLHKAIGLIPQDPLLFHRSLLENIRYGRLEASDAEVITAAKQAQADDFIVQLPQGYASLVGERGVKLSGGQRQRIAIARVLLKNAPILILDEATSQLDSVTEQVIQQSLKRLMHGKTSIVIAHRLSTLLQMDRILVLKAGKIIEDGPHHALLAQGGLYKTLWEAQVGGLLDLGAPARS, encoded by the coding sequence ATGTTTAAGCAGGGAGCTAAATCATCACAGAGTAGCTTACAGTTTGCATTACAGTGTTTAAAACCTTTTAGGGGTTGGATTGTTGGCGCTTTTTTAGTCGGTACCTTCTGGGCAATTGATCTCAGCCTAAGACCCTATCTGTTAAAAATAATATTGGATAAGATCCCCAGATTAACGCCAGAAGAGGTCATTCCTGAGCTAGCAGCACCCACTACTTTCTATATTATTATGACCCTGTTGACCACGCTTATTCTTAGATTTCATGATTTTATCTGGATAAAAATCAATTATCCATTACAGCGATCAATTGGTGATCGCTTAATGAATAATATGATGCAGCACTCACAGGAATTATTGCAAAATCAGTTTGTTGGCAACCTAGGTAATAAAATAAAAGAGGCCATGACTGGCATTCCTGAACTGTTAATTTTATTTATTCATAAATTTTTTAGCCATTTTTTGTCATTACTCATTGCTATTTTTACCCTGTGGCAGGTTAACGTTCAATGTGCTTTACTCCTGTCCGGTTGGATCACTATTTTTATGCTGATTGCCGGGTTACTGGCTAAACGTGCTGAACAGCTTATTAAAACTGCTGTCGAAGTTCGTTCTCAAGTGATTGGCTACCTGATTGACATTTTAAGCAACTTCATGACTATTCGTCTATTGGCTACACGCCACTATGAATCACAAAGATTGCTGCAGCAGCTTGATCGCAATAGTGTTGCTGGACAACAACGCGACTGGTATTTTTTACGGGTCATTTTATTTCAGACCTTTTCATTTGTTGTTTATCAAACACTGAGTTTATTGGCTTTAATTTACGGCTTTAAAGCAGGCCAAGTGACTGCTGGTGACTTTATATTAATTTTGACTGTTAATATTAGCATCATTCAGGTGCTACGATCACTTTCAGAAGATATTAGTCGTGCTGCTGAGTTGATTGGTAATATTAACCAAGGCGTTAGTATCGCGTTAATCCCTTTAACCCTCCAAGATGCACAGCCTGAACAATCACTACAAGTCCACCAAGGGACTATTGTCTTCGATCAGGTAACCTTTAATTACCAAGGTGCAGCGACACTGTTCTACAAGCAGTCAGTCACCATTGCAGCGGGTCAGAAAATAGGTTTGGTCGGTTATTCAGGGAGTGGCAAAACAACCTTTATCAATCTGATTCTCAGACTGTATGATGTGACTGCTGGTACTATTGTGATTGATGGTCAAGATATCCGTCAAGTCACCCAAGATTCTCTACACAAAGCGATTGGGTTAATCCCGCAAGATCCCTTACTCTTTCATCGCTCACTCTTAGAGAACATTCGCTATGGCCGGCTAGAGGCCAGCGATGCTGAAGTCATCACAGCGGCTAAACAGGCACAGGCCGATGACTTTATTGTTCAATTACCCCAAGGATACGCCTCCCTGGTGGGGGAACGCGGGGTTAAATTATCAGGAGGACAGCGACAACGTATCGCCATTGCTAGGGTACTGCTGAAAAACGCGCCAATTTTAATACTAGATGAAGCGACCTCACAACTTGATTCAGTGACGGAACAAGTTATCCAGCAATCACTGAAGCGCTTAATGCACGGTAAGACCAGTATTGTGATTGCGCACCGTCTCTCAACCCTACTGCAGATGGATCGAATTTTAGTGCTTAAAGCGGGAAAGATCATTGAAGATGGGCCACACCACGCGTTGCTGGCACAGGGTGGTTTATACAAAACCCTGTGGGAAGCACAGGTGGGTGGCCTATTAGATCTGGGGGCTCCTGCCAGAAGTTGA